From Erigeron canadensis isolate Cc75 chromosome 5, C_canadensis_v1, whole genome shotgun sequence:
gtcacttagatcaaccgttaaacccaaagcacgaatagcCGCAGCAACTACTCGAACTCGAGAGATTTCAAACTCTCGCTGAGCCAATTTAGCTACAtgggtgccttcgttcaaagctggcataatgttagcaatggaaggacttccaaacaatcctcgagagggcactgaagccgagctctctatgtttgttccgacAGCATCACTTAGATGTGCAAATGGTACAACAAtcggtgtaagtgtcctaggggtTCTAGACAAACGTGCAGAAACGATAGGcaagagaggggcagatgtctctttatcttcaacatccacagtctatgaaggagactgggatggattacgtggattttgcccatgctgaaatgagacgtcagtctgttgagagacttccgaatggctagaGGAGGTTTGACCttgcaagagttgggagctcttgtcttctaacctaggtcgaacccggcgaGTGTATGTGGTTTTgactaatggaaggccaacgttttctttttgccttatacctagccctgacctctcatcctctcgaacattttcaactcctcccttatttccaccttgttcctccggatgtccatgacatcatcagcaaactGATTGGCAtcattatcagatgaatcaatatcagaaaCAACCACATCTTCTAGTTCAACTTGTGAaaaacgatcatactcaaagcgagatcttttgaatgtaTTCTTTTTGATATGaacaggaatggacttcctgcggCCTTGAAGGTATGTCGGTGGAGGAGTTAGTAAAACAGTTGTAgatattgttgatgaaggaatatgaGTTGGAATTGAGTGTGATTGAGGCATTGCTGGAGGATCTGGTGTTAGAATTTCAGGAAGTGGAgttgtttgaattggtgaagaATGTCTAGGTGGTGAAGGTGTTTTTGGTGATTGTGATCTTCTGATGGTTGAGTTTTTAGGAGGTGGTGTTCTTAATGGTTttggagtcccagactcagaAACAGTTTCCTCAGAAGATGTaggagaagaaggttcagctggttgttttctttttaaatgcTTTTTCTTAGAtgaacttcccttcttcttctGCTGATACACTTTCTTGCTTAACTTCAATACAAATTTCTCACttctttgtttcttactcttaagcctacctgaactggattcaccctcacgctcttttcttttcctctttgaCCCCTCACTAGGCAacctatgcacaacttgggtaggaaccgggaggtttaccggtcccagagttgttctaatccagtccaagtatgccttcttggcatcatcagAATCGAAACCATATCAAGTAAGAATGATGGAATCAGGTAGGAATAGTTGGGAATACCTGAATCTCTGACAAGCTTGAAAGCATGTAGAATAACTTTCCCAGTTGCAAGAAGCCTTAGACAGTGCTTCTTGGTTCTGATTATACTATGGAGaattgctgagagaaatctGATGAATGGAATgtacttcttgggagcagatatttttccatttactgcaactatcagctgatcccaaagaagttgagcaatatCGTAGTGCTGATTGAACACAAACCATAAAATATGTACAACATTGTCTGGGTCATgttatccattcctcttgtatatggatgaaaacagttgctgagaacagaaaacacatagtaccaaattcttggtaacttcttcagcttgaaatcagttgtttttgtcaAAGGACTGTCATAgccaagtgatatcaaggcagcaaacatTACTTCATTTGACTCAAATGTATCATAATTATTtctcccatttgagtttgcttctggtagccttgaatatcttctgaaatcatctaaattgaattcgaAGTCATATGTATTCTCTCCAGAACgaagttcaaattgaaaatggCCTTGTCGacgaagttctggagatttaaCTTTGGCTTTAGTCCTTGAAGAAGATGGATCTTGTAGTTGCACAAAGATA
This genomic window contains:
- the LOC122601132 gene encoding platelet glycoprotein Ib alpha chain-like — encoded protein: MLSSLSEIQLSKKVYQQKKKGSSSKKKHLKRKQPAEPSSPTSSEETVSESGTPKPLRTPPPKNSTIRRSQSPKTPSPPRHSSPIQTTPLPEILTPDPPAMPQSHSIPTHIPSSTISTTVLLTPPPTYLQGRRKSIPVHIKKNTFKRSRFEYDRFSQVELEDVVVSDIDSSDNDANHSDQSSDPDPFQPGNGTDNDSDSDSDDSNDAPPRPAMS